DNA sequence from the Colius striatus isolate bColStr4 unplaced genomic scaffold, bColStr4.1.hap1 scaffold_185, whole genome shotgun sequence genome:
TATGCCTGCAGGAGCACAGTGAGTGCAGCCTCtgcccctccctgggctgcagccctcGTGGCTGATGCTGTCATTGACAGGTTGGTTTGATCCTGTGTTTTtagggaaagaggaagaagaaatgggTGAGTCACTTGGAGAAGGGGGGATGTGGGTGAGGGGCTCAGTTCTTGTTCTCACCCTCTTTCTTCCCCCCTTTTGCTCCCtctttattttgcttccttcctttcttgctcctccctccttcttctatcttctccttcccccttcccttcccttcccttcccttcccttcccttcccttcccttcccttcccttcccttcccttcccttcccttcccttccttcccttcccttcccttcccttcccttcccttcttccttattgtctcctctcctctccttactctctctccttccccctccttgTTCTCTCTACTCTCCCCTCCTtgttctttcccctcccctcccctcccctcccctcccctcccctcccctcccctcccctcccctcccctccccctctctccttccccatccttgctctctcctctcccctccttgctctctcctctcccctccttgctctccctcccctccttctctctccttccccatccttgctctctctcccctcccctccttgttctttttctcccctccttgctctccctcccctcccctcccctcccctcccctcctctcccctcctctcccctccttgctctccctcccctcccctccttctctctccttccctatccttgctctctctcctctcctctccttgttctttcctctcccctccttgctctccctcccctctcctcccctcccctccttctctctccttccccatccTTGCTCTTTCCTCTCCCATCCTTGCTCTCtgtcccctcctctcccctcccctcctctcctcgctctctcccctcccctaattgctctctctccttccccatccTTGCTCTctgtcccctcccctccccatccttgctctctcccctcccctaattgctctccctcccctcccctccctgctctcccctcccctccctgctcctcagccaGGGTGACCCTGGATGCCAGCACAGCCCACCCTCGCCTGCTGGTGTCTGGGGACGGGCTCAGCGCCCGCTGGGAGTTCAgcctccagcccccagcagcggGGCCCCAGCGCTTCCAGACCGACCCCTGTGTCCTGGCCCACCAGAGCTTCGCCTCTGGGAGACGCTGGTGGCTGGTGGATCTGAGCCAGGGCCAGTTCTGTGCCGTGGGGGTCTCCAGGGAGTCGCTGCCCAGGAGAGGCTCGGTGGGCTTCTGCCCCGAGGAGGGGATCTGGTGCTTCCAGACCCGAGCCCTCACCCGCCCCCCAACGCTGCTCAGCCTCCCCAGGGTCCCCAGGAGGATCAGGGTGTCCCTGGACTATGAGTGGGGGGAGGTGGGCTTCTTTGATGTGGACAACCAGACCCCCATCTTCACCTTCCCCCCGGCCTCGTTCCGCGGAGAGAGGCTGCGCCCGTGGTTCTGGCTGGAGCTGgggtccctgtccctgccctgctgagccccccaaactgagctccaggggctggggtccctgtccctgccctgctgagccccccaaactgagctccaggggctggggtccctgtccctgccctgctgagcccccccaaactgagctccaggagctggggtccctgtccctggccctgctgagccccccaaactgagctccaggggctggggtcctgtccctgccctgctgagcccccaaactgagctccaggggctggggtccctgtccctgccctgctgagccccccaaactgagctccaggggctggggtccctgtccctgccctgctgagccccccaaactgagctccaggggctggggtccctgtccctgccctgctgagccccccaaacTGAGCTCcaagggctggagctggggtccctgtccctgccctgctgagccccccaactgagctccaggggctggggtccctgtccctgccctgctgagccccccaactgagccccccaaactgAGCTCcaagggctggagctggggtccctgtccctgccctgctgagccccccCCTAGAGATGGAGCTGGGGTCCCtgtctctgccctgctgagccccccagggctggagctggggtccctctccctgccctgctggaGCCCCCCAACTGagccccccagggctggggctggggtccctgtccctgccctgctgaggccccCCAAACTGAGCTCCAGGGGCTGgggtccctgtccctgccctgctgagccccccaaactgagctccaggggctggggtccctgtccctgccctgctgagccccccaaactgagctccaggggctggggtccctgtccctgccctgctgagccccccaaacTGAGCTCCAGGGCCTGgggtccctgtccctgccctgctgagccccccaaactgagctccaggggctggggtccctgtccctgccctgctgagccccccaaactgagctccaggggctgggggtccctgtccctgccctgctgagccccccaaactgagctccaggggctggggtccctgtccctgccctgct
Encoded proteins:
- the LOC133629142 gene encoding tripartite motif-containing protein 10-like, producing MARVTLDASTAHPRLLVSGDGLSARWEFSLQPPAAGPQRFQTDPCVLAHQSFASGRRWWLVDLSQGQFCAVGVSRESLPRRGSVGFCPEEGIWCFQTRALTRPPTLLSLPRVPRRIRVSLDYEWGEVGFFDVDNQTPIFTFPPASFRGERLRPWFWLELGSLSLPC